A region from the Pyrinomonadaceae bacterium genome encodes:
- a CDS encoding carboxypeptidase-like regulatory domain-containing protein yields MRDYVKFLRIALVAVILVLGLSQGANAQEITGGIVGTVKDAAGASVPGATVTVTNRGTQLAVRTVQSDDQGQYTVGDLPATSYDVSFEAKGFKKQIQSNVEVNVGVRRTLDATLDAGDISEVVTIEANPVAVELTTATVGTVISGDQATQLALNNRNWVQLITLAPGVSNDLADQVYVGTTNPAGQANTMNISVNGARSAQNTYTVDGSDVTDRGSNITIQAYPSVDSIAEFKVQRSLFPAESGRSGGGQINVVTRGGGREFHGSLYEFVRNDILNANDFISNRATNPAFGRESNGKAKRAPFRYNNFGGTLSGPVYLPLFGEGGDAVKRLSRTFFFFSEEQRKDRRYPSLSGSVPDLNMRQGIFPMDICIRANIPTTATATCLEVLPAGQPLSSRVAINPIAQQYLGFVYNRLPPPSDPVTRVLTFPASGIADFRQEILRLDHAFNDDWSLYYRFERDYIPTVDANSLFSSGSGLPGVSTSSTNSPGKTHTLQATWVVNPSLAVVGRWNYGYGAILSETVGTLALDNSPITPPLAYARTKDFVPTITGNGFSNLVTFGDYDNFSYKHNFSGDVTWTRGTHTMKFGGMYSYYRKNENNLAGNNAGGFSAFLNTVPNSIVHGTVVPGTAAAQEPNATRRANFQSFANFLMGNNVSFTQARFDYVADFRQFTVESYAQDEWRARRNLTVYYGVRHAYFGHPYDRNGRLSNFVPELYNPANAPQVTGAGNRVVGTGNFCNGMIVNAQNVQAAANNCTPAASPFGKYIVEAPKANFAPRFGLAWDPFGKGRTSIRTGYGIYYDQILNGWALQIIGGNPPYQETFSIAAVPGGTGTLATTPRLDQPVPSGVTVTAGAVATALSVRAMEPDWKDPYMQHWSLEGQHMLDDKTMLSVGYFGSKGTHLIGAYELNEVPPGVALTRQCASGTQTLQTPGATLVPCQAPGSYFGGTGGANSAILDQIRPYRGYRSITMITPQFNSNYHSLQVMGQRRFTGASQVNVAYTWAKNLTDNQTDRSTAPMNSYDIRADRGRATLDRRHVFTANYIYEIPFFSKRNDFAGKVLGGWEVSGIVSLQTGLPFTALGANIDPAGLGNIPALIAGNRPNTLCDPNAGAPNTFLQWFNTGCFQPNPTSGTVPNVVSNTGRGTIDGPPTQRVDFSVFKRFNFGERVSLQLRGEAFNVFNHTNFRAIQTNITNAAYGNVITVRDPRTIQLGAKLSF; encoded by the coding sequence ATGAGAGACTACGTCAAATTTCTGCGAATCGCGCTGGTAGCAGTCATTCTAGTTTTAGGTCTGAGCCAGGGGGCGAATGCCCAGGAAATAACGGGCGGAATTGTGGGCACGGTAAAAGACGCCGCCGGCGCATCGGTTCCGGGGGCTACGGTCACTGTTACTAACCGTGGAACTCAACTCGCGGTTCGCACCGTACAATCCGACGATCAGGGTCAATACACCGTTGGCGATTTGCCGGCCACCAGCTATGACGTGTCCTTTGAGGCCAAGGGCTTCAAAAAACAAATTCAAAGCAACGTTGAGGTTAACGTTGGTGTTCGTCGCACTCTCGACGCGACATTGGATGCGGGTGACATTTCCGAAGTAGTTACGATTGAAGCGAATCCAGTCGCCGTCGAACTGACTACGGCGACCGTCGGAACCGTGATCAGCGGCGATCAGGCGACTCAACTCGCGCTTAATAATCGCAACTGGGTGCAATTGATCACGCTGGCGCCTGGCGTTTCGAACGATCTCGCCGATCAGGTTTATGTGGGAACGACGAACCCTGCTGGTCAGGCAAACACGATGAACATTTCGGTCAACGGAGCCCGCAGTGCGCAGAATACATATACGGTCGATGGGTCTGACGTCACCGATCGCGGATCGAACATCACCATTCAGGCTTATCCCAGTGTGGACTCGATTGCTGAATTCAAGGTCCAACGCAGTCTGTTTCCGGCTGAGTCCGGTCGCAGCGGCGGCGGCCAGATTAATGTCGTCACCCGTGGAGGTGGCCGCGAGTTTCATGGCTCGTTGTATGAGTTCGTTCGCAACGACATACTGAACGCAAATGATTTCATCTCGAACCGAGCTACCAACCCGGCTTTCGGGCGTGAGTCGAATGGCAAAGCCAAGCGTGCGCCGTTCCGTTACAACAACTTTGGCGGCACTCTCAGCGGGCCGGTTTACCTCCCGTTATTTGGTGAAGGCGGTGACGCGGTAAAGAGACTGTCGAGAACCTTCTTCTTCTTCTCGGAGGAACAACGCAAGGATCGTCGCTATCCCAGCTTGAGTGGAAGCGTGCCCGATTTGAACATGCGGCAGGGAATCTTTCCCATGGACATCTGTATTCGGGCAAACATTCCCACGACTGCCACGGCCACGTGTTTGGAAGTGCTCCCGGCGGGCCAGCCTCTCTCTTCTCGTGTCGCGATCAATCCCATCGCGCAACAGTATCTAGGCTTTGTTTATAACCGATTGCCTCCACCCTCCGATCCGGTTACGCGCGTGCTGACGTTTCCGGCGAGCGGAATCGCGGATTTCCGGCAGGAGATTCTCCGGCTTGACCACGCATTCAATGACGATTGGTCGCTTTACTACCGCTTTGAACGTGACTACATCCCCACGGTCGATGCGAACTCACTCTTTTCATCCGGTTCAGGTTTGCCGGGAGTCTCGACCAGTTCTACCAATTCACCTGGAAAGACTCATACCTTACAAGCGACTTGGGTCGTCAACCCGAGCTTGGCGGTTGTTGGCCGTTGGAATTATGGCTACGGGGCAATCCTGAGTGAGACCGTCGGCACCCTGGCGTTGGACAATTCGCCGATTACCCCGCCTCTGGCTTATGCGAGGACCAAGGACTTTGTTCCCACGATCACCGGCAACGGCTTTAGTAATTTGGTGACGTTCGGTGACTACGACAACTTTTCCTACAAGCACAACTTCAGTGGAGATGTTACCTGGACCCGGGGGACGCATACCATGAAGTTCGGCGGAATGTATTCGTACTACCGCAAGAACGAGAACAATCTGGCCGGCAACAACGCGGGCGGATTTAGCGCGTTTCTCAATACGGTGCCGAATAGCATCGTCCACGGTACAGTCGTGCCTGGAACTGCCGCCGCTCAGGAACCTAACGCCACCCGCCGCGCTAACTTCCAGTCATTCGCGAATTTCCTAATGGGAAATAATGTCAGCTTTACCCAAGCGCGGTTTGACTACGTGGCTGATTTTCGTCAGTTCACGGTCGAAAGTTATGCGCAGGATGAATGGCGTGCTCGTCGCAATCTGACCGTGTACTACGGCGTTCGCCACGCTTACTTCGGGCACCCGTATGACCGCAATGGGCGCTTATCGAATTTTGTCCCGGAGTTATACAACCCCGCCAATGCGCCGCAGGTAACCGGCGCCGGCAACCGCGTGGTCGGCACTGGAAACTTCTGCAACGGCATGATTGTGAATGCGCAGAATGTGCAGGCGGCGGCGAATAACTGCACGCCGGCGGCTTCGCCGTTTGGCAAGTATATCGTTGAGGCGCCTAAGGCGAATTTTGCTCCGCGATTTGGCCTTGCGTGGGATCCTTTTGGTAAAGGCCGCACCTCAATTCGCACCGGTTATGGTATCTACTACGATCAAATCTTAAACGGCTGGGCGCTCCAAATAATTGGAGGAAATCCGCCGTACCAGGAGACTTTCTCGATCGCTGCGGTCCCCGGCGGAACCGGAACCCTAGCGACTACGCCGCGTCTGGATCAGCCAGTTCCAAGTGGGGTGACTGTGACGGCAGGGGCCGTGGCGACAGCCCTATCCGTGCGCGCAATGGAACCGGATTGGAAAGATCCGTATATGCAGCATTGGTCACTCGAGGGCCAGCACATGCTCGACGACAAGACCATGTTGAGCGTCGGCTACTTCGGCTCAAAGGGAACACACCTGATTGGCGCGTATGAATTGAACGAGGTTCCCCCTGGCGTCGCTTTAACTCGACAATGCGCCAGTGGCACTCAGACGTTACAAACGCCGGGAGCGACGCTGGTTCCTTGCCAGGCCCCCGGGTCCTATTTTGGCGGAACCGGCGGTGCTAATTCGGCGATTCTGGATCAAATCCGGCCGTACCGGGGCTATCGATCGATCACAATGATCACGCCGCAGTTCAACTCGAACTATCACAGCCTGCAGGTAATGGGTCAACGCCGGTTTACGGGCGCCTCTCAAGTTAACGTGGCGTACACCTGGGCAAAGAATCTCACCGACAATCAAACAGACCGCAGTACGGCGCCAATGAATTCTTACGACATTCGCGCGGATCGAGGTCGCGCCACCCTGGACCGCCGTCATGTCTTCACCGCTAATTACATCTATGAGATTCCATTCTTCAGCAAGCGGAACGATTTCGCAGGCAAAGTTCTCGGCGGCTGGGAGGTGTCTGGCATCGTGTCGCTGCAAACCGGACTGCCGTTTACAGCACTAGGAGCGAATATTGACCCGGCCGGCCTGGGTAATATCCCCGCGCTAATTGCCGGTAATCGGCCGAACACACTTTGCGATCCGAACGCTGGTGCACCCAATACGTTCTTGCAGTGGTTCAACACCGGGTGTTTCCAACCGAATCCCACCTCCGGTACGGTGCCTAACGTGGTGAGCAATACAGGACGAGGCACTATTGATGGTCCGCCGACCCAGCGTGTGGATTTCTCAGTGTTCAAGAGATTTAATTTTGGGGAACGCGTCAGTCTGCAGTTGCGTGGCGAGGCGTTCAATGTTTTCAATCACACGAACTTCCGGGCCATCCAAACGAACATTACGAACGCGGCCTACGGAAATGTAATTACCGTGCGCGATCCGCGCACGATTCAGTTGGGGGCGAAGCTCTCCTTCTAA
- a CDS encoding TonB-dependent receptor → MKRHSGILRNLLIALTVCFCCGSIAEAQTVTGTVQGTVTDPNGAVVTNAEVVIRNIETGQERTLTTNSDGFYVASFVPLGRYHIVANHQGFAKVIKENVEVSLNQTRVVDFRLSPASITENVVTTSDSTTINSTNAEIKGTLTSQEIQDKPVFNQSNFLTLAETFTGFQENPTSGQNNPTASSGSSINFNGTGTRGATFQINGVNNDDSSENQNRQGAALSTIKEFQVITNNFTAEFGRGYGAVVLVQTKSGTNNIHGDVYWFHNDSALNAKSFLAHGKKPVNRRNQFGFTSGFPIFRNKLFGFVNLDHKEETGANTYTRDVFLAAERNPANWFTVTPANDTPANRAFIQSIIDRIPASLVPNDPRSNRTFVGQQPFDFPARDYSGRLDWNPFQSDNLSARWQYTRQRFDADDIILGERADQNNKQQNFGLTWTHLFSNTTVGEFRYGLGLRTTLVNITAGNDTPIVRFENPVSIGATIIGNAGQFPIQRYQTDNQFVYNITTLFGNKHFFKAGTDIRRQKLDDLADSNSRGFWQFNRTCNGTTNLYASGFQALINGCVAQFQKGYGPFFLENRINESNFYAEDNWKVRSNLTLNLGLRYEYVSEPQEIAGRLDYGIDADDNNWEPRFGFAWSPQFESGIFQTLFGAPGDSSIRGGFGIYHGRIFQSVFSQSGATVRFNPPNAFFYNRTGAATGDFAPTRLTDPTNGFVFTPGAPLTSRATLSIIDPGLEMPYTQQWNLSIERQMPFTSSLRVSYTGNRGIGLLKYSLDNLPSHSTSGVLVPNHPFNSPTALYGTALPVGDPRRTDVRGQVIRPAADFICAGTGLNGVAVTAQCPVAVPIGAFEYSYRVTRANERRPNGFYTTNLATSNAAWSYYHGLQVEWTKRLSHDLNFSAAYTWSKSLDTTSEATFVGTGDSNQNGNDARTARGLSRFHTPHRFTFFGTYRLPFFKGEKGVLGQAFGGWQLSTVVKLIHGTPFSVITTAVDLNFDGFGEPRPALLDPSILGNSVSNPNTALQALPRAAFRTLLPGDPISSVVGRNTFYLDGVQNVDFGIMKVFRMPWKEDHSLTVRADLFNAFNHVQFGFPSNNITSANFGAITGGATLYLPRNVSVSLKYIY, encoded by the coding sequence ATGAAACGTCACTCAGGAATTCTGCGCAATCTTCTGATCGCGCTTACTGTTTGTTTCTGCTGTGGATCGATCGCCGAAGCGCAAACGGTCACGGGAACTGTGCAGGGGACTGTCACTGACCCCAATGGAGCGGTTGTGACCAATGCCGAGGTGGTCATTCGCAACATTGAGACGGGGCAGGAAAGAACGTTGACAACAAATAGTGACGGGTTCTACGTCGCGTCATTCGTGCCACTGGGTCGTTATCACATCGTGGCGAACCATCAGGGGTTCGCCAAAGTCATTAAGGAGAATGTCGAAGTTAGCTTAAATCAAACACGAGTGGTTGATTTTCGCCTGAGTCCGGCGAGTATCACGGAAAATGTGGTGACTACTTCCGACAGCACTACGATCAACAGCACTAACGCCGAAATTAAAGGCACCCTGACGAGCCAGGAAATTCAGGACAAACCGGTTTTCAATCAGAGTAACTTTCTAACTCTGGCTGAAACCTTTACCGGCTTTCAGGAGAACCCAACGTCGGGACAAAACAATCCAACTGCGTCGTCTGGTTCGTCGATTAACTTCAATGGCACCGGGACGCGCGGCGCGACGTTTCAAATCAATGGCGTAAACAACGACGATTCGTCCGAGAATCAAAACCGGCAGGGAGCGGCACTCTCGACCATTAAAGAATTTCAGGTGATCACGAATAACTTCACGGCAGAGTTTGGCCGGGGTTACGGCGCAGTAGTCCTGGTGCAAACCAAGTCAGGCACCAATAACATTCACGGCGACGTCTATTGGTTTCACAACGACAGCGCATTGAATGCAAAGAGTTTCCTGGCGCATGGAAAAAAACCGGTCAACCGCCGCAATCAGTTTGGGTTTACCTCTGGTTTCCCCATCTTCAGGAACAAACTTTTTGGCTTCGTTAATCTGGATCATAAAGAGGAAACCGGGGCCAACACTTACACTCGCGACGTGTTTTTGGCGGCGGAGAGGAATCCCGCGAATTGGTTTACGGTCACTCCGGCTAACGACACACCGGCGAACCGGGCCTTCATACAATCGATTATCGACCGCATTCCCGCCAGCCTGGTTCCGAACGATCCCAGGAGCAACCGTACTTTTGTTGGCCAGCAGCCTTTTGATTTTCCCGCTCGCGATTACTCAGGACGCCTCGATTGGAATCCGTTTCAATCAGACAACCTATCTGCTCGCTGGCAGTATACGCGGCAAAGGTTTGACGCTGACGACATCATTCTGGGCGAGCGCGCCGACCAAAACAACAAGCAGCAGAATTTTGGCTTGACCTGGACCCACCTGTTTTCAAACACCACCGTAGGCGAATTCCGTTACGGATTGGGCCTGCGAACCACGCTGGTGAATATTACCGCAGGAAACGACACGCCCATCGTGCGTTTTGAAAACCCGGTCAGCATCGGAGCAACGATCATCGGCAATGCCGGCCAGTTTCCGATCCAGCGATATCAAACTGACAATCAGTTCGTCTACAACATCACCACGCTGTTTGGAAACAAGCACTTCTTCAAAGCAGGTACCGACATCCGCCGCCAGAAACTCGACGACCTTGCGGACAGTAACTCCCGGGGCTTCTGGCAATTTAATCGCACCTGTAACGGCACCACTAATCTCTATGCCAGCGGGTTCCAGGCGCTCATTAATGGCTGTGTGGCCCAGTTCCAGAAAGGGTATGGACCTTTCTTCCTTGAAAATCGAATTAACGAGTCGAACTTTTACGCAGAGGACAATTGGAAGGTGCGCAGCAATCTTACGCTTAACCTCGGACTCCGTTACGAGTACGTGTCGGAACCCCAGGAGATTGCCGGCCGCCTCGATTATGGCATTGACGCCGACGACAATAACTGGGAGCCGCGCTTCGGCTTTGCCTGGAGTCCTCAGTTTGAGAGCGGAATATTCCAAACCTTGTTCGGCGCACCAGGCGACTCATCGATCCGGGGTGGCTTTGGGATTTATCACGGCCGAATCTTTCAGTCAGTGTTCTCGCAATCCGGAGCGACGGTGCGGTTCAATCCGCCGAACGCGTTCTTCTACAACCGCACGGGTGCGGCCACCGGCGATTTCGCACCGACCAGATTAACTGACCCCACGAACGGTTTCGTCTTTACCCCGGGCGCGCCCCTAACATCCAGAGCCACGTTATCGATTATCGATCCGGGACTCGAGATGCCCTATACCCAGCAGTGGAACCTCAGTATCGAGCGACAAATGCCTTTCACTTCCTCACTGCGAGTTAGCTACACCGGGAACCGGGGGATCGGGCTGCTCAAGTACTCGCTTGATAATCTGCCCTCGCACTCGACGAGCGGAGTGCTCGTGCCAAACCATCCATTCAATTCCCCAACTGCGCTCTACGGCACTGCTCTGCCGGTGGGCGATCCGCGGCGGACGGACGTGCGCGGTCAGGTCATTCGCCCGGCTGCGGATTTCATCTGTGCGGGAACAGGTCTGAATGGCGTAGCAGTGACTGCGCAATGTCCAGTAGCGGTTCCGATAGGCGCGTTCGAATACAGCTACCGCGTGACGCGCGCTAACGAGCGGCGACCGAACGGTTTCTACACGACGAATCTGGCCACCAGCAATGCCGCGTGGAGTTATTATCATGGCCTCCAGGTGGAGTGGACGAAACGACTGAGTCATGACCTGAATTTCTCGGCTGCTTATACCTGGTCAAAGTCCCTCGACACGACCTCTGAGGCGACGTTCGTCGGTACGGGCGACTCGAATCAAAATGGGAATGATGCGCGCACCGCCCGCGGCCTCTCGCGCTTTCACACGCCGCATCGCTTCACGTTTTTCGGCACTTATCGATTGCCTTTCTTTAAAGGTGAAAAAGGAGTGTTGGGACAGGCGTTTGGCGGCTGGCAGTTGTCGACTGTGGTTAAGCTGATACATGGCACACCCTTTTCCGTAATTACTACGGCCGTCGACCTGAATTTCGATGGGTTTGGCGAACCACGACCAGCCCTGCTCGACCCTTCGATTTTGGGCAACAGCGTCAGCAATCCAAACACAGCGTTGCAAGCTTTGCCGAGGGCAGCATTTCGCACGCTGTTACCCGGCGATCCGATCAGCTCTGTGGTAGGCCGGAATACGTTCTATCTCGACGGAGTGCAAAATGTTGACTTTGGAATCATGAAGGTCTTTCGCATGCCCTGGAAAGAGGATCATAGTCTGACGGTGCGGGCCGACCTCTTCAACGCTTTCAATCACGTGCAGTTTGGTTTCCCGAGCAACAACATCACGTCCGCTAATTTCGGGGCGATTACGGGAGGAGCCACGCTGTACCTGCCACGCAATGTCTCGGTCTCGTTGAAATACATTTACTGA
- a CDS encoding family 10 glycosylhydrolase, with protein sequence MKHQAHVVSSLVIGLGLIFFLSIFIPAGTSTAASPPVASANEVRALWVVRTTLTSPEKIRQMVENASAAGFNTLIVQVRGRGDAYYRSRHEPRAIELKDQPASFDPLATTLLEARRRGLKVHAWLNTSLLANLDTLPTQAEHVYNRHPEWLAVPKPVAAELYRLSPKEPRYRQRIVEWSKANRAELEGIYTGPANPKVREHIYKIWMDVLEQYAVDGLHFDYVRLASPDFDYSRTSLEKFWTWLKPNIPDSERRWLAKSLKENPLAATEAHPDRFADFQRAQITQLVQRIYGEVKKRRPQMIVSAAVFANDENAYTRRFQDWRRWLQMGILDVACPMAYSTDTAVFRKQIEVATSTAHGAGRRVWAGIGAYRIPVESTVEKIGVARQLRADGIILFSYDFTIRTGPLNPAGDYLEQVRRAAFAPAVPSNQD encoded by the coding sequence TTGAAGCATCAAGCACACGTCGTATCATCGCTGGTAATCGGGCTCGGCCTGATCTTCTTTCTATCGATTTTCATACCTGCAGGAACTTCCACGGCTGCCAGTCCACCGGTGGCGTCCGCAAATGAAGTGCGCGCGCTGTGGGTAGTGCGGACGACGCTCACGTCACCGGAAAAAATTCGGCAAATGGTTGAGAACGCCAGTGCCGCAGGGTTCAATACCCTGATCGTGCAAGTACGCGGCCGCGGCGATGCATACTACCGTTCCCGTCATGAACCAAGAGCGATCGAGCTGAAGGATCAACCGGCTTCTTTTGATCCGCTCGCTACAACTTTATTGGAAGCTCGCCGGCGTGGTTTGAAAGTACATGCCTGGCTCAACACTAGTCTGCTGGCCAATCTTGATACGCTGCCAACCCAAGCGGAACATGTCTATAACAGGCATCCCGAATGGCTCGCTGTGCCCAAGCCGGTGGCTGCGGAACTCTACCGGCTATCGCCAAAAGAGCCACGTTACCGTCAGCGAATAGTTGAATGGTCCAAAGCGAATCGCGCCGAACTCGAAGGGATATATACCGGACCGGCCAATCCCAAAGTGCGCGAGCACATCTACAAAATCTGGATGGATGTGCTCGAGCAATACGCCGTCGATGGTTTACATTTCGACTACGTCCGACTAGCTAGTCCGGACTTTGATTACAGCCGCACGTCTCTCGAAAAATTCTGGACGTGGCTCAAGCCAAACATTCCGGATTCGGAACGGCGCTGGCTGGCGAAATCTTTAAAAGAAAATCCTTTGGCGGCGACCGAGGCTCACCCGGATCGATTTGCCGATTTTCAACGCGCACAGATCACACAGCTTGTGCAGCGCATTTACGGTGAGGTCAAGAAGCGGCGGCCCCAGATGATTGTGTCCGCAGCGGTCTTCGCCAACGATGAAAACGCTTACACCCGGCGGTTTCAGGATTGGCGGCGCTGGCTGCAGATGGGAATTCTCGACGTCGCGTGCCCGATGGCCTACTCAACTGATACGGCCGTCTTCCGGAAACAGATTGAGGTGGCTACTTCCACCGCCCATGGCGCCGGGCGGCGCGTCTGGGCGGGAATTGGAGCCTATCGCATACCGGTGGAATCTACTGTTGAGAAAATTGGTGTCGCGCGCCAGCTGCGAGCCGATGGAATAATCCTGTTCTCGTACGATTTTACTATCCGGACGGGCCCGCTAAATCCCGCCGGCGATTATCTCGAACAGGTTCGCCGTGCGGCCTTTGCGCCCGCCGTTCCGTCTAATCAGGATTGA
- the nagA gene encoding N-acetylglucosamine-6-phosphate deacetylase encodes MLTLLRNARLVLSERILGSGSLLIEDGQIARVIEDTSAASVKADSIIDLNGATLFPGFIDIHIHGAVGVDVNSATAGDLKRVSELLARKGVTGWLPTLVPAADEEYDRAVAAISELMSRQASESRLQSADLAAEQPTKVGTLNTCAARVLGVHYEGPFVNSEQCGALHREHFRTFKTSADLDSLPTIEHDNAIHFTTVAPEIEGGIELIRELRRRGWIVSIGHTRATPDVLDNAKAAGAQHMTHFMNAMSPLHHRAPGPIGWGLLNDDVSLDVIADGVHLDPIMLKVLLRCMTPSRLALISDAIAATGGGDGDYEIWGEKITVANGRTSNARGSIAGSVITMLDAVKMMLSLGASECDVTRMASSNPARLLGIYRDCGSIEEGKRADLVALDSTGGVQLVITGGTQL; translated from the coding sequence GTGCTCACGCTACTTCGCAACGCCCGCCTAGTTCTTTCCGAACGAATTCTTGGATCAGGCAGTCTCCTCATAGAAGACGGACAAATTGCTCGCGTGATCGAGGACACTTCGGCCGCATCCGTTAAGGCCGATTCGATAATCGACCTCAACGGCGCGACGCTGTTTCCAGGTTTCATCGACATTCATATTCACGGCGCAGTCGGCGTCGATGTGAACAGTGCGACCGCCGGCGATTTAAAACGTGTAAGTGAGTTGCTCGCGCGCAAAGGAGTCACCGGGTGGCTGCCGACGCTGGTGCCTGCAGCGGACGAAGAATACGATCGCGCGGTCGCGGCGATCAGCGAGTTGATGAGTCGGCAGGCGTCAGAGTCCCGACTTCAGTCGGCCGATCTCGCCGCAGAACAACCAACTAAAGTTGGTACTCTAAACACTTGTGCGGCACGCGTGCTTGGCGTCCACTACGAAGGTCCGTTCGTTAACAGCGAGCAATGCGGCGCGCTGCATCGCGAACACTTTCGCACCTTCAAGACTTCTGCCGATCTCGACTCGCTGCCGACAATCGAGCACGACAATGCGATTCACTTCACGACCGTCGCGCCGGAAATTGAAGGCGGCATCGAACTGATTCGTGAATTGCGACGACGCGGCTGGATTGTTTCTATTGGCCACACGCGCGCCACGCCGGATGTCCTCGACAATGCGAAAGCCGCCGGCGCGCAGCACATGACGCACTTCATGAATGCGATGTCGCCGCTTCATCATCGCGCGCCCGGACCGATTGGCTGGGGACTGCTTAATGACGACGTAAGCCTCGATGTGATCGCTGACGGCGTGCATCTGGATCCAATCATGCTGAAGGTGCTCCTGCGCTGCATGACGCCTTCGCGTCTGGCCCTAATCAGCGACGCCATCGCCGCCACCGGCGGGGGTGATGGCGATTACGAAATCTGGGGCGAAAAGATCACTGTCGCGAACGGCCGCACCAGCAACGCACGCGGAAGCATCGCGGGCTCAGTGATCACGATGCTGGATGCGGTGAAGATGATGCTGTCGCTCGGTGCGTCGGAATGCGACGTCACTCGCATGGCTTCATCGAATCCCGCGCGGCTGCTGGGTATCTATCGCGATTGCGGCTCGATTGAGGAAGGGAAGCGAGCGGATCTGGTAGCGTTGGACTCAACTGGTGGAGTTCAGCTAGTCATTACCGGTGGAACGCAGCTTTAG